A section of the Arabiibacter massiliensis genome encodes:
- a CDS encoding ABC transporter substrate-binding protein, whose protein sequence is MEQQNKAALTRRTFLAGSAVAAAAAGLTLAGCGGGGSTEGGSTPAPEGGSTAAPASGGTLTGACAYTSTNVDPRGLNGGSALMLAATWHVFEGLYDLDLHTYKTYNALAAGEPTKVSDTEYEVALRDGAKFSDGSDVTTADVVNAFEVNMADATCGAFLSFIDGVSAKDDKTVSIKLKYPFDALLKGRLSVVKVYPASLTDDQLKTKPIGSGPWMYDSINGDDGGTIKFVPNPNYAGSMTPTADSMEWNIVLDSTARTTALQEASVQVMESVPDANADQLIASGASVDYLQGFNQAFLMFNTQKKPFNDPRVRQAFFYAIDTEKLINNQLAGHASKVTGFLPEDHANYHKASMVYEHDVEKAKSLLAEAGVENLEFTMVTNNNWVKDLAAQIQEDLKAAGITMTNAEQKINWSEYAESDSELAYDVMLTPGDPTCFGNDPDLLMSWWYGDNIWTQGRTCWKKAGDGKFEELQTLMQQAREATDAKKQQEIWNQCFDLLSEEVPLYPLFHRELATGYQSSMISGYKPIATTGLVFLGASVAQ, encoded by the coding sequence ATGGAACAGCAGAACAAAGCAGCTTTGACCCGTCGTACGTTCTTGGCGGGCAGCGCCGTGGCCGCTGCGGCGGCCGGCCTCACGCTCGCCGGATGCGGCGGCGGGGGCAGCACCGAGGGCGGCTCCACTCCCGCTCCCGAGGGCGGCTCCACCGCGGCCCCCGCGTCGGGCGGCACCCTGACGGGCGCGTGCGCCTACACGAGCACGAACGTCGACCCGCGCGGCCTGAACGGCGGCTCCGCCCTCATGCTGGCGGCCACGTGGCACGTGTTCGAGGGCCTCTACGACCTCGACCTGCACACGTACAAGACGTACAACGCGCTCGCGGCCGGCGAGCCCACGAAGGTGTCCGACACCGAGTACGAGGTGGCGCTGCGCGACGGCGCCAAGTTCTCCGACGGCTCGGACGTGACCACGGCCGACGTGGTGAACGCCTTCGAGGTGAACATGGCCGACGCCACCTGCGGCGCGTTCCTGTCGTTCATCGACGGCGTGTCCGCCAAGGATGACAAGACCGTGTCCATCAAGCTGAAGTACCCCTTCGACGCCCTGCTCAAGGGCCGTCTGTCCGTGGTGAAGGTGTACCCCGCCTCGCTCACCGACGACCAGCTGAAGACCAAGCCCATCGGCTCCGGCCCCTGGATGTACGACAGCATCAACGGCGACGACGGCGGCACCATCAAGTTCGTGCCGAACCCGAACTACGCCGGCTCGATGACCCCCACGGCCGACTCCATGGAGTGGAACATCGTGCTCGACTCCACGGCCCGCACCACCGCGCTGCAGGAGGCCTCGGTCCAGGTCATGGAGAGCGTGCCCGACGCCAACGCCGACCAGCTGATCGCCTCCGGCGCGTCGGTCGACTACCTGCAGGGCTTCAACCAGGCGTTCCTCATGTTCAACACGCAGAAGAAGCCGTTCAACGACCCGCGCGTGCGCCAGGCGTTCTTCTATGCCATCGATACCGAGAAGCTCATCAACAACCAGCTTGCCGGCCATGCCTCCAAGGTGACGGGCTTCCTGCCTGAGGACCATGCGAACTACCACAAGGCCTCCATGGTGTACGAGCACGACGTGGAGAAGGCAAAGAGCCTGCTCGCCGAGGCCGGCGTGGAGAACCTTGAGTTCACGATGGTCACCAACAACAACTGGGTGAAGGATCTCGCCGCCCAGATCCAGGAGGACCTCAAGGCTGCGGGCATCACGATGACCAACGCCGAGCAGAAGATCAACTGGAGCGAGTACGCCGAGTCCGACAGCGAGCTGGCGTACGACGTCATGCTCACCCCCGGCGACCCCACCTGCTTCGGCAACGACCCCGACCTGCTCATGAGCTGGTGGTACGGCGACAACATCTGGACCCAGGGCCGTACGTGCTGGAAGAAGGCCGGCGACGGCAAGTTCGAGGAGCTCCAGACCCTCATGCAGCAGGCGCGCGAGGCGACCGACGCCAAGAAGCAGCAGGAGATCTGGAACCAGTGCTTCGACCTGCTGTCCGAGGAAGTGCCGCTGTACCCGCTGTTCCATCGCGAGCTGGCCACGGGCTACCAGAGCAGCATGATCTCGGGCTACAAGCCCATCGCCACCACGGGCCTCGTGTTCCTGGGCGCGAGCGTCGCGCAGTAA
- a CDS encoding ABC transporter permease — MSNLLRLIGRRLIALPIMIFGVTILVFFIMSLSPIDQAYSVLGENATEEQAQQYREEHGLNDPVLVQYGNFMVGLAKGDLGTYGANSASVADRIGEALPVTLQLTFFGLIIGVVVAVILGVISALYRDRWPDQIIRVFSIACIATPSFWLAVLMILLFSSMLHVLPASGPLPAFTDDPSGWLLRMAMPAIALGVPVSGQLTRVIRTSMVEELDRDYVRTALGAGIPKSVVVARNVLRNALITPVTVLGLRIGYLIGGAVVIEVIFNLPGMGMAILSGIQSSYTMLVQGVVLVVAVTFIIINIIVDMLYILIDPRIRTV, encoded by the coding sequence GTGAGCAACCTGTTACGCCTGATCGGCCGACGCCTCATAGCGCTGCCCATCATGATATTCGGTGTCACCATCCTCGTGTTCTTCATCATGTCGCTCTCCCCCATCGACCAAGCGTATTCGGTCCTGGGAGAGAACGCCACGGAAGAACAGGCCCAGCAGTACCGCGAGGAGCACGGTCTGAACGACCCCGTCCTCGTGCAGTACGGCAACTTCATGGTTGGGCTTGCCAAGGGAGACCTGGGGACGTACGGCGCCAACAGCGCCTCGGTGGCCGATCGCATCGGCGAAGCGCTGCCCGTCACGCTGCAGCTGACGTTCTTCGGACTCATCATAGGCGTGGTGGTGGCCGTCATCTTGGGCGTGATCTCGGCCCTGTACCGAGATCGATGGCCCGACCAGATCATCCGCGTGTTCTCCATCGCCTGCATCGCCACGCCCTCGTTCTGGCTCGCGGTGCTCATGATCCTCTTGTTCTCCTCCATGCTGCACGTGCTGCCCGCCTCCGGGCCCCTGCCGGCGTTCACCGACGACCCGAGCGGCTGGCTCCTTCGCATGGCCATGCCGGCGATCGCCCTGGGCGTGCCGGTGTCCGGCCAGCTCACGCGCGTGATCCGCACGTCCATGGTGGAGGAGCTCGACCGCGACTACGTGCGCACCGCGCTCGGCGCCGGCATCCCGAAGAGCGTCGTGGTGGCCCGCAACGTGCTGCGCAACGCGCTCATCACGCCGGTCACGGTGCTCGGCCTGCGCATCGGCTACCTCATCGGCGGCGCCGTGGTCATCGAGGTCATCTTCAACCTGCCCGGCATGGGCATGGCCATCCTCTCGGGCATCCAGTCCAGCTACACGATGCTCGTGCAGGGCGTCGTGCTGGTGGTGGCCGTCACGTTCATCATCATCAACATCATCGTGGATATGCTCTATATCCTGATCGATCCGCGCATCAGGACGGTGTGA
- the nifJ gene encoding pyruvate:ferredoxin (flavodoxin) oxidoreductase — MAREFKSMDGNNAAAYVSYAFTEVAGIYPITPSSPMADLVDQWSAAGKKNIFGTTVKVCEMQSEGGAAGAVHGSLAAGALTTTYTASQGLLLMIPNMYKIAAEQLPCVLHVSARTVATQALSIFGDHSDVMACRQTGFAMLAETNVQEVMDLSAVAHLAAIKGRVPFINFFDGFRTSHEVQKIAVWDYDDLAEMCDMGAVREFREHALNPERPAMRGSHENGDVFFQHREACNGVYDALPAVVEDYMHQVNAKLGTNYELFNYYGAPDADRVIVAMGSFCDVVEEVVDYLNANGQKVGLVKVRLYRPFVSEKFVAALPATVQKIAVMDRTKEPGALGEPLYMDVVNALAHEGRANLTVVGGRYGLASKDTPPSSVFAIYTELEKDAPAREFTVGIVDDVTNLSLPEDPASPNTAAAGTIECKFWGLGGDGTVGANKNSIKIIGDHTDKYVQAYFQYDSKKTGGVTISHLRFGDSPIRSTYYVNKADFVACHNPSYVTKGFRMVNDVKPGGSFMINCQWTPEELEHHLNAEAKRYIATNGIKLYTINAIDLAREIGMGKRTNTILQSAFFTLAGVIPQEEAIQYMKDAATKSYLKKGQDVVDMNHRAIDAGATAFKQVDVPASWADAVDEGEAPALAGRAEVVKMVREIMEPVGRMDGDRLPVSAFLDHADGQFEQGAAAYEKRGVAVSVPAWDASTCIQCNQCAFVCPHATIRPFALTEAEAADAPAATVMVPAKGKAAAGMQYTLAVSPLDCMGCGVCVNVCPSDSLSMVGAETQLAQQEVFDWCVDYVSAKPELEDATVKGSQFKQPLLEFSGACAGCAETAYAKLVTQMFGDRMYITNATGCSSIWGGPAATSPYTVNAEGHGPAWSNSLFEDNAEHGLGMLLGHEAVRAKLVADTEALLASDASDAVKAAAQAWLDARDNAELGKEAAAVYVEALEELASGNKLAAAILENKEYLTKKSVWIFGGDGWAYDIGYGGLDHVLASGQDVNVFVFDTEVYSNTGGQASKASNIGQVAQFAAAGKDIKKKSLTEIAMSYGYVYVAQVAMGAKPAQTIKAIAEAEAYPGPSLIIGYSPCEMHSIKGGMANCQDEMKKAVDCGYWNLFRFNPVAPAGKKFVLDSKEPAGGYQEFLMNEARYSRLTREFPERAGELFERNEKAAMDRYEHLLKLKDLYAEA; from the coding sequence ATGGCACGAGAATTCAAATCGATGGACGGCAACAACGCCGCGGCGTACGTCTCCTACGCGTTCACCGAGGTGGCGGGCATCTATCCCATCACGCCGTCGAGCCCCATGGCCGACCTCGTGGACCAGTGGTCCGCTGCGGGCAAGAAGAACATCTTCGGCACCACGGTGAAGGTGTGCGAGATGCAGTCCGAGGGCGGCGCCGCGGGCGCGGTGCACGGCTCGCTCGCCGCCGGTGCGCTGACCACCACCTACACGGCCTCCCAGGGCCTGCTCCTCATGATCCCCAACATGTACAAGATCGCCGCCGAGCAGCTGCCGTGCGTCCTCCATGTGAGCGCGCGCACCGTGGCCACCCAGGCGCTCTCCATCTTCGGCGACCACTCCGACGTCATGGCCTGCCGCCAGACCGGCTTCGCCATGCTCGCCGAGACCAACGTCCAGGAGGTCATGGACCTTTCCGCCGTGGCGCATCTGGCCGCCATCAAGGGCCGCGTGCCGTTCATCAACTTCTTCGACGGCTTCCGCACGTCGCATGAGGTGCAGAAGATCGCCGTGTGGGACTACGACGACCTGGCCGAGATGTGCGACATGGGCGCGGTGCGCGAGTTCCGCGAGCACGCGCTCAACCCCGAGCGCCCCGCCATGCGCGGCAGCCACGAGAACGGCGACGTCTTCTTCCAGCACCGCGAGGCCTGCAACGGCGTGTACGACGCGCTGCCGGCCGTGGTCGAGGACTACATGCACCAGGTGAACGCCAAGCTCGGCACGAACTACGAGCTGTTCAACTACTACGGCGCGCCCGACGCCGACCGCGTGATCGTGGCCATGGGCTCGTTCTGCGACGTGGTGGAGGAGGTCGTGGACTACCTCAACGCCAACGGCCAGAAGGTGGGCCTCGTGAAGGTGCGCCTGTACCGCCCGTTCGTGAGCGAGAAGTTCGTGGCGGCGCTCCCCGCCACCGTGCAGAAGATCGCCGTCATGGATCGCACGAAGGAGCCGGGCGCGCTCGGCGAGCCGCTGTACATGGACGTCGTGAACGCGCTTGCGCACGAGGGCCGCGCGAACCTCACCGTGGTGGGCGGCCGCTACGGCCTGGCCTCGAAGGACACCCCGCCCTCCAGCGTGTTCGCCATCTACACCGAGCTCGAGAAGGACGCCCCGGCGCGCGAGTTCACCGTGGGCATCGTCGACGACGTCACCAACCTGTCCCTGCCCGAGGATCCGGCCAGCCCCAACACGGCGGCCGCGGGCACCATCGAGTGCAAGTTCTGGGGCCTCGGCGGCGACGGCACCGTGGGCGCGAACAAGAACTCCATCAAGATCATCGGCGACCACACCGACAAGTACGTGCAGGCCTACTTCCAGTACGACTCGAAGAAGACCGGCGGCGTGACCATCAGCCACCTGCGTTTCGGCGACTCGCCCATCCGCAGCACCTACTACGTGAACAAGGCCGACTTCGTGGCCTGCCACAACCCCTCCTACGTCACCAAGGGCTTCCGCATGGTGAACGACGTGAAGCCGGGCGGCTCGTTCATGATCAACTGCCAGTGGACGCCCGAGGAGCTTGAGCACCACCTGAACGCCGAGGCCAAGCGCTACATCGCCACCAACGGCATCAAGCTCTACACCATCAACGCCATCGACCTCGCCCGCGAGATCGGCATGGGCAAGCGCACGAACACCATCCTGCAGTCGGCGTTCTTCACGCTGGCCGGCGTCATCCCGCAGGAGGAGGCCATCCAGTACATGAAGGACGCGGCCACGAAGTCCTACCTGAAGAAGGGCCAGGACGTCGTGGATATGAACCACCGCGCCATCGACGCGGGCGCCACGGCGTTCAAGCAGGTTGACGTGCCGGCCAGCTGGGCCGACGCGGTGGACGAGGGCGAGGCCCCCGCGCTTGCGGGCCGCGCCGAAGTGGTGAAGATGGTGCGCGAGATCATGGAGCCGGTGGGCCGCATGGACGGCGACCGCCTGCCCGTGTCCGCGTTCCTCGACCATGCCGACGGCCAGTTCGAGCAGGGCGCGGCCGCTTACGAGAAGCGCGGCGTGGCCGTGAGCGTTCCTGCGTGGGACGCCTCCACCTGCATCCAGTGCAACCAGTGCGCCTTCGTGTGCCCGCATGCCACCATCCGCCCGTTCGCGCTGACCGAGGCCGAGGCCGCCGACGCTCCGGCCGCCACCGTCATGGTGCCCGCGAAGGGCAAGGCTGCGGCCGGCATGCAGTACACGCTGGCCGTCTCGCCGCTCGACTGCATGGGTTGCGGCGTGTGCGTGAACGTGTGCCCGTCGGATTCGCTTTCCATGGTGGGCGCGGAGACGCAGCTCGCCCAGCAGGAGGTCTTCGACTGGTGCGTGGACTACGTGTCCGCCAAGCCCGAGCTCGAGGACGCCACGGTCAAGGGCAGCCAGTTCAAGCAGCCGCTGCTCGAGTTCTCCGGTGCCTGCGCCGGCTGCGCCGAGACGGCGTACGCGAAGCTCGTCACGCAGATGTTCGGCGACCGCATGTACATCACGAACGCCACCGGCTGCTCGTCCATCTGGGGCGGCCCGGCGGCCACCTCGCCTTACACGGTGAACGCCGAGGGCCATGGCCCGGCGTGGTCGAACTCGCTGTTCGAGGACAACGCCGAGCACGGCTTGGGCATGCTGCTCGGGCACGAGGCCGTGCGCGCCAAGCTGGTGGCCGACACCGAGGCGCTGCTCGCCTCCGACGCAAGCGACGCCGTGAAGGCCGCCGCCCAGGCGTGGCTCGATGCGCGCGACAACGCCGAGCTGGGCAAAGAGGCCGCTGCGGTGTACGTGGAGGCTCTCGAGGAGCTCGCGTCCGGCAATAAGCTGGCCGCCGCCATCCTTGAGAACAAGGAGTACCTGACCAAGAAGTCCGTCTGGATCTTCGGCGGCGACGGCTGGGCCTACGACATCGGCTACGGCGGGCTGGATCACGTGCTGGCGTCGGGCCAGGACGTGAACGTGTTCGTGTTCGACACCGAGGTGTACTCCAACACCGGCGGCCAGGCTTCCAAGGCGTCCAACATCGGCCAGGTGGCGCAGTTCGCCGCCGCCGGCAAGGACATCAAGAAGAAGAGCCTCACCGAGATCGCGATGAGCTACGGCTACGTGTACGTGGCGCAGGTGGCCATGGGCGCGAAGCCGGCCCAGACCATCAAGGCCATCGCCGAGGCCGAGGCCTATCCGGGGCCGTCGCTGATCATCGGCTACTCGCCGTGCGAGATGCACTCCATCAAGGGCGGTATGGCCAACTGCCAGGACGAGATGAAGAAGGCCGTGGACTGCGGCTACTGGAACCTGTTCCGCTTCAACCCGGTCGCGCCGGCGGGCAAGAAGTTCGTGCTGGACTCCAAGGAGCCGGCGGGCGGCTACCAGGAGTTCCTCATGAACGAGGCCCGCTACAGCCGCCTGACCCGCGAGTTCCCCGAGCGCGCCGGCGAGCTGTTCGAGCGCAACGAGAAGGCGGCCATGGATCGCTACGAGCACCTGCTGAAGCTGAAGGACCTCTACGCCGAGGCGTAA
- a CDS encoding DUF308 domain-containing protein: MDTTKKHDWGLVIAGILLVLCAFFFLVAPGLTLVTITAIAGAAFLVSGIFDIINYVRFRKVMDLSGWAIAYAVLDIVIGLMFLLHPLAFAAVIPWVIGAFFLVFGVFEIIGAFRIRKTGVPMWGWMLFSGIVSALCGITFFVAPASFSIFLSVFILMRGVSLVMYGWNAGKAMMA, translated from the coding sequence ATGGATACGACGAAAAAGCACGACTGGGGCCTGGTGATCGCGGGCATCCTGCTCGTCCTGTGCGCGTTTTTCTTCCTGGTGGCCCCGGGACTCACGCTCGTTACCATCACGGCCATCGCGGGCGCGGCCTTCCTCGTGTCCGGCATCTTCGACATCATCAACTACGTGCGGTTCCGCAAGGTGATGGACCTGTCGGGATGGGCCATCGCCTATGCGGTGCTCGACATCGTGATCGGCCTCATGTTCCTGCTGCATCCGCTTGCCTTCGCCGCCGTCATACCGTGGGTCATCGGGGCGTTCTTCCTGGTGTTCGGCGTGTTCGAGATCATCGGCGCGTTCCGCATCCGCAAGACCGGCGTGCCGATGTGGGGCTGGATGCTGTTCTCCGGCATCGTGAGCGCGCTCTGCGGCATCACGTTCTTCGTGGCGCCGGCGTCGTTCAGCATCTTCCTGTCGGTGTTCATCCTGATGCGCGGCGTGTCGCTGGTCATGTACGGGTGGAATGCGGGCAAGGCGATGATGGCCTGA
- a CDS encoding NAD(P)H-hydrate dehydratase, translating into MVDVREYTPDELLALVPFPAREANKYSRGKLTAVVGSARYPGAACLVACASQRMGAGYTEVVTAPEVVGLVRACSPSLVVRPTEGLATVDLAPSRAGKPCAYVVGSGFDAQDDEAARLVHFVLKRAEAPVLVDGGGLQALATKKGQRLLKRRFILGWPTVVTPHAGEAARLAAPFGLPVADPAELACSLALAYGVVAVVKGPETVISDGEQTVRMALGTPALAKAGTGDVLAGMTGALLAQGLDPLDAAALGTTLHALAGRAAEERLTAVCVTAEDVIEAIPAALAAL; encoded by the coding sequence ATGGTCGACGTACGCGAATACACCCCTGACGAGCTGCTGGCGCTCGTGCCCTTCCCGGCGCGCGAGGCGAACAAGTACTCGCGCGGGAAGCTGACGGCCGTGGTGGGCAGCGCGCGCTATCCCGGCGCCGCGTGCCTGGTGGCGTGCGCGTCGCAGCGCATGGGCGCGGGCTACACCGAGGTGGTCACGGCACCGGAGGTCGTGGGGCTCGTGCGCGCTTGCTCGCCGTCGCTTGTGGTGCGCCCGACGGAGGGCCTCGCGACGGTCGACCTCGCGCCCTCGCGGGCCGGCAAGCCGTGCGCCTACGTTGTGGGCAGCGGCTTCGACGCGCAGGACGACGAAGCCGCGCGCCTCGTGCACTTCGTCCTCAAGCGCGCCGAGGCGCCGGTGCTCGTGGACGGCGGCGGCTTGCAGGCGCTCGCCACGAAGAAGGGCCAGCGCCTGCTCAAGCGCCGCTTCATCCTGGGATGGCCGACCGTGGTGACGCCGCACGCGGGGGAAGCAGCGCGCCTGGCGGCTCCGTTCGGCCTGCCTGTCGCCGACCCCGCCGAGCTGGCCTGCTCCCTCGCGCTCGCCTACGGCGTCGTGGCCGTGGTGAAAGGGCCGGAGACGGTCATCTCCGACGGCGAGCAGACGGTGCGCATGGCCCTCGGCACGCCGGCGCTCGCGAAGGCCGGCACCGGCGACGTGCTGGCGGGTATGACAGGCGCGCTTCTGGCGCAGGGGCTCGATCCGCTCGACGCCGCCGCGTTGGGGACGACGCTCCATGCGCTGGCCGGCCGCGCGGCCGAGGAGCGCCTCACAGCCGTCTGCGTCACGGCCGAGGACGTGATCGAGGCCATTCCCGCAGCCCTCGCCGCGCTGTAG
- a CDS encoding dipeptide/oligopeptide/nickel ABC transporter permease/ATP-binding protein, translating to MVKLRENTTAKLENPGKVHFRRWKAMSIGSRISLIVLILVVMIAVLANVIAPHDPYQIFTARQAPDAQFLFGTDDKGRDVLSRMMYGARYSLVIGLGATAFALITGSIIGAIAAVSRKWVSEVIMRILDVVMSFPGIALAATFVLVFGNSVPSLIFAIGFLYIPQIARIVRANVVSEYNQDYVRAVVVSGARAPWILWKHVIRNCIAPVMVFTIVLVADAIVFEASLSFISAGIPEPTPTWGNILSDARGGVLSGRWWQALFPGLAIMITVLCLNILSEGITDAMAAAPKAPVKADDAAVRANREADRMVADPTLAYAAQAEMLEKRLSDLRAMENKRNDRFEARTDVPPILEVKDLCIKFPRHGDVNVVDHVSFVVRPRQTMGLVGESGCGKSITSLTIMGLLDPKATVAGEVLYDGQNLLDLSQKQLNDLRGREIAMIYQDALSSLNPSMLIKSQMKQLTKRGGTRSAEELLELVGLDPKRTLGSYPHELSGGQRQRVLIAMALTRDPKLIIADEPTTALDVTVQKQVIDLLNKLQKELGFAMVFVSHDLALVAEVANSITVMYAGQVVEQGPVTDILCHPVHEYTRGLLGSVLSIEAGGDRLHQVPGSVPSPKDFPAGDRFTPRSSHPDKVSQLRPVLKRVADSDHYYAELPDSELKRLGIKPYVPGGAII from the coding sequence ATGGTCAAGCTACGAGAAAACACAACCGCGAAGCTCGAGAACCCCGGCAAGGTGCACTTCCGCCGCTGGAAAGCCATGTCCATCGGCTCGCGCATCTCCCTCATCGTGCTCATCCTGGTGGTGATGATCGCGGTGCTCGCCAACGTCATCGCGCCGCACGACCCCTACCAGATCTTCACGGCGCGCCAGGCGCCTGACGCGCAGTTCCTGTTCGGCACCGACGACAAGGGCCGCGACGTGCTCTCGCGCATGATGTACGGCGCGCGCTACTCGCTCGTCATCGGCCTGGGCGCCACGGCGTTCGCGCTTATCACCGGCTCCATCATCGGCGCCATCGCCGCGGTGTCGCGCAAGTGGGTGTCGGAAGTCATCATGCGCATCCTGGACGTCGTCATGTCCTTCCCCGGCATCGCCCTGGCCGCCACGTTCGTGCTGGTGTTCGGCAACTCGGTGCCCTCGCTCATCTTCGCCATCGGCTTCCTGTACATCCCGCAGATCGCCCGCATCGTGCGCGCGAACGTGGTGAGCGAGTACAACCAGGACTACGTGCGCGCCGTCGTCGTCTCCGGCGCCCGCGCCCCGTGGATCCTGTGGAAGCACGTCATCCGCAACTGCATCGCGCCGGTCATGGTGTTCACCATCGTGCTGGTGGCCGACGCCATCGTGTTCGAAGCGTCGCTGTCCTTCATCTCCGCCGGCATCCCCGAGCCTACGCCCACCTGGGGCAACATCCTCTCGGACGCCCGCGGCGGCGTGCTTTCCGGCCGCTGGTGGCAGGCGCTGTTCCCGGGCCTGGCCATCATGATCACGGTGCTGTGCCTGAACATCCTGTCCGAGGGCATCACCGACGCCATGGCCGCCGCCCCGAAGGCCCCGGTCAAGGCCGATGACGCCGCCGTGCGCGCCAACCGCGAGGCCGACCGCATGGTTGCCGACCCGACGCTGGCCTACGCCGCCCAGGCCGAGATGCTCGAGAAGCGCCTGTCCGATCTGCGCGCCATGGAGAACAAGCGCAACGACCGCTTCGAGGCGCGCACCGACGTGCCGCCCATCCTGGAGGTCAAGGACCTCTGCATCAAGTTCCCCCGCCACGGCGACGTGAACGTGGTCGACCACGTGAGCTTCGTCGTGCGCCCGCGCCAGACCATGGGCCTCGTGGGCGAGTCGGGCTGCGGCAAGTCCATCACGTCGCTCACCATCATGGGCCTGCTCGACCCGAAGGCCACGGTCGCCGGCGAGGTGCTCTACGACGGGCAGAACCTGCTGGATCTGAGCCAGAAGCAGCTCAACGACCTGCGCGGCCGCGAGATCGCCATGATCTACCAGGACGCGCTCTCCTCGCTCAACCCCTCCATGCTCATCAAGTCGCAGATGAAGCAGCTCACCAAGCGCGGCGGCACCCGCAGCGCCGAGGAGCTTCTGGAGCTGGTGGGCCTCGACCCGAAGCGCACGCTGGGATCCTACCCGCACGAGCTGTCGGGCGGCCAGCGCCAGCGCGTGCTCATCGCCATGGCGCTCACGCGCGACCCGAAGCTCATCATCGCCGACGAGCCCACCACGGCCCTCGACGTGACCGTGCAGAAGCAGGTCATCGACCTGTTGAACAAGCTGCAGAAGGAGCTGGGCTTCGCCATGGTGTTCGTGAGCCATGACCTGGCGCTGGTGGCCGAGGTGGCCAACTCCATCACGGTCATGTACGCCGGCCAGGTGGTGGAGCAGGGCCCGGTCACGGACATCCTGTGCCACCCGGTGCACGAGTACACGCGCGGCCTGCTGGGCTCGGTGCTGTCCATCGAGGCCGGCGGCGACCGCCTGCACCAGGTTCCCGGAAGCGTGCCCTCGCCGAAGGACTTCCCCGCCGGCGACCGCTTCACGCCGCGCTCGAGCCACCCCGACAAGGTGTCGCAGCTGCGCCCCGTGCTCAAGCGCGTGGCCGACTCCGACCACTATTACGCCGAGCTGCCTGACAGCGAGCTCAAGCGCCTCGGCATCAAGCCGTACGTTCCAGGAGGTGCCATCATATGA
- a CDS encoding ABC transporter ATP-binding protein, which yields MSQNETVREASAGTAVAAAGEPTPIIFLDDISVTFKTRTGSILHPNKVQAVRGLTLKLMPGETLGIVGESGCGKSTTANVMCGLQAPTTGKVYFKGQDVTKRTADMRRVIGRVISVVFQDPATALNARMSVHDQLLDPLKVHKVGDKTTREQRVLELIEMVGLPESVLEALPGQLSGGQRQRVAIARALSLKPDAIIADEPTSALDVSVRAQILNLLMDLKRDLGLSMVFISHDIQTVRYISDRIIVMNAGQAVERGASKDVFESPKDDYTRLLLGAAPSLLHPDLGK from the coding sequence ATGAGCCAGAATGAAACGGTGAGGGAGGCGTCGGCCGGCACCGCCGTCGCGGCGGCCGGCGAGCCCACCCCCATCATCTTCCTCGACGATATCAGCGTGACGTTCAAGACGCGCACGGGATCGATCCTGCACCCCAACAAGGTGCAGGCGGTGCGCGGGCTCACCTTGAAGCTCATGCCGGGCGAGACGCTGGGCATCGTGGGCGAGTCCGGCTGCGGCAAGTCCACCACGGCCAACGTGATGTGCGGGCTGCAGGCCCCCACCACGGGCAAGGTGTACTTCAAGGGCCAGGACGTGACGAAGCGCACGGCCGACATGCGCCGCGTGATCGGGCGCGTGATCTCGGTGGTGTTCCAGGATCCGGCGACGGCCCTGAACGCCCGCATGAGCGTGCACGACCAGCTGCTCGACCCGCTCAAGGTGCACAAGGTGGGCGACAAGACCACCCGCGAGCAGCGCGTGCTCGAGCTCATCGAGATGGTGGGCCTGCCCGAGTCCGTGCTCGAGGCGCTGCCCGGGCAGCTCTCCGGCGGCCAGCGCCAGCGCGTGGCCATCGCCCGCGCGCTCTCGCTCAAGCCCGACGCCATCATCGCCGACGAGCCCACGAGCGCGCTCGACGTGTCGGTGCGCGCGCAGATTTTGAACCTGCTCATGGACCTGAAGCGCGACCTGGGGCTATCGATGGTGTTCATCAGCCACGACATCCAGACGGTGCGCTACATCTCCGACCGCATCATCGTGATGAACGCGGGCCAGGCGGTGGAGCGCGGCGCGTCCAAGGACGTGTTCGAGAGCCCGAAGGACGACTACACGCGGCTCCTCCTCGGCGCCGCCCCGTCGCTGCTCCATCCCGACCTGGGGAAGTAA